From the genome of Eublepharis macularius isolate TG4126 chromosome 12, MPM_Emac_v1.0, whole genome shotgun sequence, one region includes:
- the LOC129339192 gene encoding olfactory receptor 2AP1-like has protein sequence MLGNKTRITEIILLGFDDLTNLQSILFLAFLVVYIVTITGNTLIFLLVILDRHLHTPMYFFLRNISFLEVCYTSNIFPRMLLALLTGNRLISFSSCLTQWYLCTFLVVSECCLFCVMSYDRYLAVCKPLHYATMMKTPTCVQLAATSWISGFTISLLLLILILKLNFCGPNEIDHYFCDYAPILKLSCSDTRMIKKLSDVAAAMFTLSPFLLTLTSYVYIIVAILKIPSTTGRKKAFSTCSSHLTVVSLFYGSIIIVYMLPKNEEKHKIKKFSSLLYIVLPPLLNPFIYTPRNKEVKVSLRNIIASIVHYKLIP, from the coding sequence ATGTTGGGGAATAAGACAAGGATAACAGAAATCATCCTCCTGGGATTTGATGACTTGACTAACCTTCAGAGTATACTTTTTCTGGCATTTCTAGTGGTCTATATTGTGACCATAACTGGAAACACTCTCATATTTTTGCTTGTTATACTTGATCGGCACCTTCATAcacccatgtacttcttcctgaGGAATATCTCCTTCTTGGAAGTCTGTTATACCTCTAATATTTTTCCAAGGATGCTTTTGGCTCTCCTGACTGGGAACAGATTGATTTCTTTCAGCAGCTGCCTCACCCAGTGGTACCTCTGTACTTTTTTAGTAGTTTCAGAATGCTGTTTATTCTGTGTGATGTCTTATGACAGGTATCTGGCAGTCTGCAAACCACTACACTATGCAACAATGATGAAGACTCCAACTTGTGTCCAGTTAGCAGCTACATCTTGGATCAGTGGATTTACAATTTCTTTGCTATTACTCATTCTGATATTGAAGTTAAATTTTTGTGGCCCCAATGAAATAGATCATTACTTTTGTGACTATGCCCCAATCCTAAAGCTCTCTTGCAGTGACACTAGAATGATAAAAAAGTTGAGTGATGTTGCGGCTGCTATGTTTACACTCTCTCCATTCCTTCTAACCTTGACATCCTATGTATATATTATAGTGGCCATCTTGAAAATTCCCTCCACTACTGGGAGAAAAAAAGCCTTTTCTACATGTTCCTCTCACTTGACTGTGGTGTCTCTTTTCTATGGGTCCATAATAATTGTGTATATGCTGCCAAAGAATGAAGAAAAGCATAAGATTAAAAAGTTTTCTTCTCTTCTGTATATAGTGCTGCCCCCTCTTCTTAACCCCTTCATATACACCCCGAGAAACAAGGAGGTCAAAGTAAGTTTGAGAAATATTATTGCCTCAATTGTGCACTACAAACTCATCCCATGA
- the LOC129339193 gene encoding olfactory receptor 24-like, with protein sequence MSYDRYLAVCKPLHYATMMKTQTCVQLAATSWISGFSVSLLLLILMLQLHFCGPNEIDHYFCDYTPLLKLSCSDTRMMKQLRYVAAAMFTVTPFLLTLTSYVYIIAAILKIPSISGRKKAFSICSSHLTVVSLFYGSIIIVYMLPKNEGKQEITKFSSLLYIVLPPLLNPFIYSLRNKEVKGGLKNMIAKIVHYKLIP encoded by the coding sequence ATGTCTTATGATAGGTATCTGGCAGTCTGCAAACCACTACATTATGCAACAATGATGAAGACCCAAACTTGTGTCCAGTTAGCAGCTACGTCTTGGATCAGTGGATTTTCAGTTTCATTGCTATTACTCATTCTGATGTTGCAGTTACATTTTTGTGGTCCTAATGAAATAGATCATTACTTTTGTGACTATACTCCACTCCTAAAGCTCTCTTGCAGTGACACCAGAATGATGAAACAGCTGAGATATGTTGCAGCTGCCATGTTTACAGTTACTCCTTTCCTTCTAACCTTGACATCTTACGTATATATTATAGCTGCCATCTTGAAAATTCCCTCGATTTCTGGGAGAAAAAAAGCCTTTTCTATATGTTCCTCTCACTTAACTGTGGTGTCTCTTTTCTATGGGTCTATAATAATTGTGTATATGCTGCCAAAGAATGAAGGAAAGCAAGAGATAACAAAATTTTCTTCTCTTCTGTATATAGTGCTGCCCCCTCTTCTTAACCCCTTTATATACAGTCTGAGAAATAAGGAGGTCAAAGGGGGTTTGAAAAATATGATTGCCAAGATAGTGCACTACAAACTCATTCCATGA
- the LOC129339194 gene encoding olfactory receptor 2AP1-like, protein MLGNETWITEILLQGFEELTDLQMLLFLAFLVIYIVAITGNSLIFVLVIFDRQLHTPMYFFLGNIAFLEVFYTSNIFPRMLWALLTGNKVISFSKCLTQWYICADLAVTECCLLCVMSYDRYLAVCKPLHYTTMMKTQTCAQLAATSWVSGFSISLLLLILMLQLNFCGPNKIDHYFCDYAPILKLSCSDTRVIKQLSDVVAAVFIVSPFLLTLTSYVYIIVAILKIPSITGRKKAFSTCSSHLIVVSLFYGSIIIVYMLPQNEGKQEITKFSSLLYIVLPPLLNPFIYSLRNKEVKEGLRTIFAMIVRYKLIP, encoded by the coding sequence ATGTTGGGAAATGAGACATGGATAACAGAGATCCTCCTCCAGGGATTTGAAGAATTGACTGACCTTCAGATGCTTCTTTTTCTGGCATTTCTAGTGATTTATATTGTGGCCATAACTGGAAATAGTCTCATATTTGTGCTTGTTATTTTTGATCGACAGCTTCATAcacccatgtacttcttcctggGGAACATCGCCTTCTTGGAGGTCTTCTATACCTCTAATATATTTCCAAGAATGCTCTGGGCTCTCTTGACTGGGAACAAAGTGATTTCTTTCAGCAAATGCCTCACCCAGTGGTACATCTGTGCTGATTTGGCAGTTACAGAATGTTGTTTACTCTGTGTGATGTCTTATGACAGGTATCTGGCAGTCTGCAAACCGCTACACTATACAACAATGATGAAGACACAAACTTGTGCCCAGTTAGCAGCTACATCTTGGGTCAGTGGATTTTCAATTTCTTTGCTGTTACTCATTCTGATGTTGCAGTTAAATTTTTGTGGCCCTAATAAAATAGATCATTACTTTTGTGACTATGCCCCAATCCTAAAGCTGTCTTGCAGTGACACTAGAGTGATAAAACAGCTGAGTGATGTTGTGGCTGCCGTGTTTATAGTCTCTCCATTCCTTTTAACCTTGACATCCTATGTATACATTATAGTTGCCATCTTGAAAATTCCCTCCATTACTGGGAGAAAAAAAGCCTTTTCTACCTGTTCCTCTCACTTGATTGTGGTGTCTCTTTTCTATGGGTCTATAATAATTGTGTATATGCTGCCCCAAAATGAAGGAAAGCAAGAGATAACAAAATTTTCTTCTCTTCTGTATATAGTGCTGCCTCCTCTTCTTAACCCCTTCATATACAGCCTGAGAAACAAGGAGGTCAAAGAGGGTTTGAGAACTATTTTTGCCATGATTGTACGCTACAAACTCATCCCATAA